The segment CAAAAATTAGCAGAAATCCTTTTTTTCGGCCCGACTGAACTACAAATGCAAGGTCTTTCCCAACAGGAATTCATTACTCTATACGAGTCCTGCAAAAATACTGTGTATCATTTCCTGCTTAAACTCTCAGGAAATCCCGAAATTGCCGAAGATTTGACTCAAGAGACATTTTTAAAGGCTTATGAAGTCATGGATCGTTTCGATTCCGAAAGAGGAAGTTTCTCCTCTTGGTCTTGCACGATCGCTAAAAACCTATATTTTAAACATTTCAATCGTACAAAGAAGGAGACGGGGAACGTCTCAATTAATGTAGAGAACTTTCCGGAGCTCTCAGGGGGCAATCATGAGGATCCTCTGGAATTAGAGAAAAATTCTCTTAATTTAGCGTTAAAAGATGGGGTTTCCCGTCTTCCTGAGCCTGAAAAGAGTATAATATTACTGAAGGAAATCCAAAAGAAAACTCTCAAGGAGACTGCGGATGCTCTCGGAATTTCTGAGAGAACCGTTAGTCGTCGTTTGCTTAGTGCGTTCAGAATATTAAGAACGCATCTTGAAGCAGAAGGAATCGGACTATAAGATGGCATTAGATACCCAACAGTCAAATAGTTTCGAAGACTTGCTAGAGTTATATCTTTCTGGTGAGCTTGATGCTGCCGGGAAAAAACAACTTTTGGAGATTGTATTAAAGGAACCTGAAAGAGCAGCAGAATACCGAAAAATTACCCAGATCCAATCACAACTCAGAACGTCTAGTGCGTCTCAGGAGTTAAAAAACCTTTCTCCTCAGACTTCTTCTAAAAAAGTCCTCCCTTTCCTTAAACCGGCGATCTATTTCGCAGCTGCGGCTTTGGTATTTGCAATATTTGGAATATACTTCTATAAGGGTTCTCAAATCAAAAAAGGAGAAGCTACTTTAGATAAGTTCACTTACTCGTATGGAGATTGTTCTATCGAGGGTAAAACTTCTCAGGCCGGAGAAGATGTATCTGGCAAAAGGATCGTATCCGGAAAATCCTCCCTATGTGATGTCCAGTTAGAAGGAGAAAAGAGCGTGTCTCTTAGAGCTCTCCCTGATACAGACTTCACTGCGGAACGTAAAGAAAAAGAGATCCATGTATCTCTTGGATACGGTACTATTCTTCTGGATAGCCAAGGTCCTAAGGATGCAGAAAGTATTTCTATCGGTTCTGATGATTTCAAATTGATTTTAGAAGGAACTAAGGTTTCGGTCAATAAAGGACAAGCTGACTCTTCTCTCTCCGTAAAAGTATTAGAAGGAAAAGTCAGATTAGAATCTGGTGGCGCGATCTTTTGGGAATCTGTTTCTAGTTGGTTGACCAAAGAAGAAATTGCTCTACTCGCAAAAGAATATCCGATCTTATTTGATAAACAGCAACTAACGATAGAGTCGGGACAACAGCTTGCTTGGAAAGGATTCTCACCCGCAAGAATGAAAGGCCTAAAGAAGATTGAAGATTCGATCAAGGCCAGTAAAAAGTCCCAGCCTAGCGCTCAACTTGATGAAACTCTAATCAAAAGTCTAAAACCTCATGTGGATTCTCTTCCAAAGGATCCGTTCCTAATATCTCCTAAAGAGCTTAAGAATTCTCTCAAAAAAATACTTCCGGACGAAAAAGCAGATCTGGAAAGAAAGTTTGCGAGTATGGTCCGTTTCCCACCAAAGGATCTGAAAGAAAGAGAACAACTGATGGAGTTGGTCAAGAAGGTAGATAAGGCATCTATCACGGATATCTTAAACGGTAAAGGTCCGGGAGCCCCTGGTACTCCAGGCGTTCCTGGTGCTTCAAATACACTCTCTCAAGAAATTCGTATTCTTTATTTAAAAGACGGGTCTACGGAAAGAGGAGTGATCTATCAGCAAGATAGCTTCTACGTTGTAATAAGACCCGATGGGAATTTGATCATTCCAGTAGATGCGGTAGAAAAAATAGAGTCCGAATAATCTAAGCAACGTCGTGCTATTGCATGGCCGCCGCTACTGCGATTTACAATAAGTACCTATAGTTCGCGTCTTAACTTTTGGCATTCTTCTTCCAAAACTGAAGATATAATAGAGTAAATAAGATCGTTCCCAGGCCTTGCAGCCAAAGTATATAAATAGGCCAAGGACCTAAATAATCCATTAAAGAACCTGCTGCGGATTTTTCTCTCATATATCCGTAATTTGCGTCCAACCCGAAATCTACTACCAAGGCAACGGCAACATAAATCTGGCTATAAAGAACAGACCGAAGCACCGCTCCTTTTCTGGGGGTTAACTCTAAACCGAATACAACATAAAGCGCCGAAATCACCAAACCGGAATGAGCTATGAAGAATATAAAAAAGTAAATATGAGGGAATGTTACGGAAAGATCCGGGGTGATCACTCCTTGCATAGAACCTGCGATCACCCAAAAATAAGAAAGTTCAGCAAGGGTTCTATTTCGAGTAAAAAGTGCCAGAGAAGTTACGATTGCAGACCAATTACAAAATTCCATAGGCAAATCATAACGTATCTGCCAATAGCCTGAATTAATCCTATATATTACATAAACGCAATAGTTTAAAAGAAGAATGGCGCCAAGTGTGTAACCGATCGTGTTTTTGATTTTAGAGGAAGCGAACTTCTTGCCGAAGTAGGGCAGAGCAAAACCAAGGAACGCAGTAAGAAAAAGAATAATAAAATGGAGAGGGCTCCAATGTTCGAATCTCATCGAAGATACCCTCTCCTTACGTTAGAGAAATTTCAAATCATAAATTCAATCAAAGATCGGCTTATTTTTCACGCTAAAGATCATTTTCATTTCTTCTTCGGTGAATTGGTGAGGTCTTTTTCTTTTTAGATCCATAAAGAGTCCGTTCACTAAAGAACTTAGGATTAATTTTTGCGTCTTTTTGGAGAACACATCATGACGGAATGCCAATCTGTTCTTTTCCGCTTTTTGATAAACGGTTACTATCACAAAGTCATCTGGAAAACCCATTGAATCGAAATACTTTAATTCTGCTTTGTAGACTACTGGGCCGATTCCTTTTGCCTGCAATGCATGTAGATCCAATCCGCATTGATAAGAAGAACGGATCCTTGCGTCGTCTAGATAATACTGGATGGTTTCTAGATTTACTTTACCGTCCGGGTTCATTTCTGCCCAGCCTACGCTGATCGGATGATAGAATGCATACGGATAATTTTCTTCAGAATAGAAAACTTCTTCCGAATCGTCAAAAAGGCTCAATACGAATCTTGCCTTACAGACCAATGTAGAATCGGAGGAACGGAAAATTTCCTGCATAATCTCTGTGGATTCAGGATCAGAATGAAGAATATCCGTAGTAACGACTGCATCTTCCGGATATTTGAGTTCTGCTTTGTATTCTATCTCGCATAGGCGAACTATTAAGCGATCCGAACTTAAAATTGTTTCCCCTTCTTCTTTTAAGAGTTGGAAGGTTTTGATCCTTGCTTCTTCGAAATAACTTTGGTAGGTCCCGTTGTTTACATGTCCGTTTACGTCTATATCCGATTTACGAACGGGGATGGCGAAAGATGTGATAATCTTATCCGTTTTTTCCATGAGCCTCATTAAAAGCCTCCGGTAGACAAAGTGGTCTACTCCTCAGATTCCAGAATAAATTGTGGTAGACAAATCAGTCTACCACAATTATAATCAGAAGAGAAAAAAAAGATGAGAATCCAAAAGGACTTAATTCGATCAGAAGATCCAGCCAAGGATAGGATCTTAAAAGCTGCTTTTAAATTATTCTATTCCAAAGGTTATCCAAATACCGGAATAAACGAAATTTTGGAAGAAGCCGGAGCCTTTAAGAAGAGTCTATATATTCACTTTCCTTCAAAAAGGGATCTGGGTAAGGCTTATCTTCTGGAACAAGAAGAAGCTATATTAGGTTTTGTTAAAAGGATTGCAAAAAGAGAAAAGAAATATTCGGACTTTATCAAGTCTTGGATGAAGATGCTGAGAAGGGGTTTGAAAAATACGTATATTTACGGCTGTCCTTATGCGAATTTATCCAACCAAACCCACGATGAACCTGAGATTTCCGATTTTGTAAAAGTGGCATTGAACCGTTGGGTCGAGGATTTCGAACTTTGTTTAAAAGAAATCTCTTGGAGCTCAAGAAAGGTAAAAACTGAATCCGAGTTAAAGGAAATTTCAGAAAGTATTCTTTTTTATTACCAAGGTGCTCTACAATTGTATGGAATGTCCGGAGACTTCAAACATATCTATCGCTTAGAAAAAGAACTTTTGTCTTTAGACAGATAATATTAGTTTTTTAAAATATATTAATCCCAAATAGAATTAGCACATTCTACCAGATCTCCTGCGAAATAATGAGGAAAGGAATAGGCTAATTTTCCAGTAACCGGATTTAGGTCTTTATATGAAACGGAATCTATCCTTAAAGTATCCGATTCATCCCTATATATTTTGAATTTCAAATGAAGTTTAAACTTATCCTTGCCGTATTTGAAACTTGTATTCCCTCTGCATGATTTAACACAACTATCGAATACCTCTTCGGGATTTCTGTTGGAACGAAGAGTATGTGATTGTTCCTTACAATTGAAGGAGCATTCGTCAGGATCGGAAGGCTCGTATGGAAATTCGATAAGTACTTCTTTGTTTCCTTCGGTTTTATAAGATCCGTGAATAACCGGCACTAATTCTCCCGGTCTCCTACTCCTCATTGTGGCTCCGGTAGGAGGGCTGAGGATCAATTCTAACCCGCTGATCTCTAGATATAGTTTGGATTCTATTTTGGGGAAATCTTTTTCCCAATTTAAACATACTACTTTGCTTTCCGACTGAGCTCCTAAGAAAAAAGGAAAACTAATTACGAAACACAATAGAATGGAGAATGAGAACAACTTAACTTTCATTTGGCTCGAATATTATTTTATAATGATTTGGGAGAGTCTTCCAGCAGAAAAACTTGATTTTCATTACGGATTTAGCATTACTTATTGCTCTTAGCTTCCAATTTTCGAATGTCTTTTGAAAATTCGTCCAAAAGAGAAGAATCAAATTTTTTACTGCCTACTCTGTCTCGAACCTTTCCCCATAAAAATGCCGCGATATTGAGTTTGTTTTTGAGCGGAGAAGTTTTCGGATCGGAATGAAAATCTTTTACGAAACGATTCCATCTTAGAACACGATCGTCAGGCCTTTCTTCCTTGGGAGGATTTTCGTACACCTTCAGAAGATCTTGGACAGACAGTTTTAGATTGCCGACCTTCTCCGCATCCCGAACCGCTTCCGCCATTGCCTTGGTAAAACTGAACTTTTTGAGATCATAATATTCTCTGCAGAATTCCCTGAATTTGGAATCAAAACGAATTCCTTCCGGAATAATTTTGGATTTGAGAGTGATTTCTTTTTCAGTTTTATTCTTTCTGCGAACAGAACTAGAACCTTTTAAAAACTTTTCCTTTTTTAGAAATTTCTCTCTCCCTAATACTAAATACGATTTTAACCTTTCCTCCAACTCTGCTTTGGCACCTTTGGAAGAAATTTTTAAAGTCAGACAAATATCTTTTAACTCTTCTCTGTACCAATAGTAAGACTCGAATTCAGAGATGGTTTTGATTGTTTCGAAATTAGGACGAGATTTCATTATCAGGTTATCGATCTATTTTCTCTTTTTGGAATTCCAAGCCGGCTTTGATTTTAAAGCTTTCTTATAGATGGGGCAGCCGGGTCCATGAGCTCCTTCTAAATATCCGGTACTCATTAAAAATTCGTTCACTATTTCTCCACCCACGAACACGAAAGTTTTTTTGAATAGTTTAGTCCATTCTTCCAAGGATTTAGGATGATGAGAATTCAACCAATCTTGGAAGCTTCCGAATTCTTTTTGGAGCCCGATAATCACATTCGCATTATGAATGGCGGCATTTATTTTAAGTCTATTTCGAATGATCCCTGCATCGTTCATGAGCCGATCAAAATCTTTTTCGGAGAACTTTGAGATTTTTTTAATCGAGAAGTTTTTGTAAGCCTTGCGAAAGTTTTCTTTTTTTCGTAAGATCGTAGTCCATGAAAGACCCGCCTGGTTGATCTCTAAAATGAGCCTGCCGAATAACTCATCATCCGAGTTTAAGGTAAAACCGTATTCTGTATCGTGATAGGTTTTGTTTTCGGGATCTTGGTCCCTTGCAAGCGAAAGGACATATTGGCAATATTTTGTAAGAGAATTCATATGATAAAAAGAAGGTAATCTAAAGAATTAAGTCACCTCTTACAAAAGAACAGGCAAGAAATTTTTTGAATTCTTCTCTTACCTGTTCGTAAAACTACAAAATGAGTATTCGGTCTAAAAACCGATCAACATTCCACCATCTACCCGAAGAGTTGCTCCGGTAATCCAATCCGCTTCCTCGGAAGAAAGGAATACAACTGCAGAGGCGACAGCTTCTTCCGGATTTCTTTTGATCTTTAAAGGAATGGAATCCAAGATAGAATTTCTAATTTCTTCGGGAACATGTTCAGCAAAACGATTATTGATAAAACCGGAAGCAACACAGTTCACGGTAATATTTCTGGAAGCAAATTCTCTGGCCGCTGATTTGGTGAGAGCAAATAGCCCTGCCTTTGCAGAAGAATAATTTGCTTGCCCGGCATTTCCATAAAACCCGGAAACGGATCCTATGTTTACGATCCTACCTGAACTTTTTTTTAACATAAACTTTGCCGCAGTTTGTATTCCGAAGAAGGCAGCTTTCAAATTTACCGAGTGTACCTTCTCCCATTTTTCTTCCGACATTCTCAAAAGAAGATCATCTTGAACGATGCCTGCATTATTAATCCAAATATCCAAAGCTCCGGTCTTCTCAATTGCGAATTCTGCCAATTCCTTGTTTTGATTTTTAGAAGTCACATCGCAAGTTTTCCAGAAAACTCCCTCAAGATTATATTTTGCTAATTCGTCTGCCGTTTCCTTACAATTGGAATCTCCTAGATCCGAGAGGACGACCTTTGCCCCTCTCTCTAAGAACATTCTTGCGATCGTTTTACCTATGCCTCTAGCTGATCCGGTGATTACCGCAGTTTTACCTTCTAACATTGTCGTTCTCCTATTTATTTCGATGTCGAAATATTAATGTAAAAAATTTTTACGTTATATATCGAAATTCGAATGGATTTTAGTTAAAATTCGCATGAATTCCTCTTTTTCTCCCTGCTCTAAATTATGACTGAGCTTAACTAATGTTGCCTTAGAAGCTCTTTGCACTTTTTCTAAGGTTTGTTTTCCCTTCTCGGTTAATTCTGCCGAAGTAACTCTTTCATCTTCGTAAGGTTTAGATCTTTTAACATAACCGAATTCTTCCATTTTATCCAAAAGAGCGGTAACTGTTGAGTTGGTCCTATCCAACAATTTCGCCAATTCGCTCATCGTAAGCGGCCCTTCTTTGCCTAAAATAAAAAGTACACCCCCATGGGCAGGGACAAGATCTTGGATTCCTTGTTTCAGGAATTCTTCGGACAAATGTTTTTGGATCCGATCCCTTGTTCTGGATAATAAATGAATTACATAATCGGGCTTCATTTATTTAGACATCGAAATAGTTATGAAGTTTTGTCAAGTTGAATATTAATTCCGTTAGATACATTCCTTAAATTCGTACGAAAGCATACTCTATTCGGGATATATGTATTCGTTTAACGTGATTATTTAAGAAATTAAACCTTACTAGATTATTTTTTATTTCAATTTTAGTTACCTTAGGGACGAAAAAAGATAATGGGTAACTATAGTTATATGTATCTGACATAGTTATGATCTATGCAAAATTGTAAAATACGTCGTTCCAGCTTGACCGTAAGACGGCTCAAAAAAAACTCAATTTTCATAAAGATATTTTTAAACGTAAGTTTCCTCAGAAATTACGGAATTTTGTCAGGATTTGTCGCAGTCTACCCAAGAATTAATATTATTCGTATGAAGAAGATCTTCTGCATCATTGCTTGCCTGTTTGCTCTATTCTTTTCTACATCTTTTTTCGCAAAATCAGTTAATGACGGCGTTGAAATGGATTTGGAGAAGGCGGTCTTGCTCGGCCTGGCAAATAACGTCATTTTGAAAAACCTGGAACGTCAAAATGAAGTCTTTCAGATGACAGTAAGAGAAAAATGGAGGGAATATCTCCCGAAGTTAGGTGTTTCTTACTTTGGTCTTCGCAATTTAAATCAAAACCAGCAAGATTCAGTTTATAATGATATTCGCTTAACAATTCAGCAGTTAGTCTATGATGGCGGAGAAAATGGACGATTGATAGAATCCGCCCGTTTATCTGCCGAGATCAATAAAGCCGAAATTCAAGTACAAATTCGAAAAACAAAAATCGATGTAGTACGCCAGTATATGAAAATTATCTCAAATCGGGGTAAGTATCTTTCTTCAAGGCGTTTATATAGAAGTTTCGAAGGGCAATTGAATGATACTACTTTAGAATATAAGAACGGATTAAAATCTAGATTGGATTTTCTCGAAGTTTCTGCAAAATTTAATGAAGCGAAACTTTCTTTATTAAGAGCGGAAACAGAGTTCAAAAATTCAATCACTGAATTGAAATTGATTCTCCAGTTAGAAGATTCCGATGATTTTGTTATCCAAGAAAATATTTTTTACGATTATTATATAGAAGATCCTAAACCAATTTTAGATTCGGATGAGGGAAACTTAGAAGAAAATCGACCAGATCTTAAGAAATCTAAGATAATCGTGAATCGATTAAAATTAGAAAGGGAAACTTTAGAATCCGGCTGGAAACCTAAGCTGTTTGCAGGTGGATACTACGGTAAAAATACAAACGATGTTCTGCCTGTGATTCACGACAATTACGGGTTTAATTTTTCAGTCGTCGTTCCATTAGGTTCTTCTACTCTTCAATCCCAATCCAATTACGGTATTCAAACCGATGGAACCGGTATCCAAAGAATTCCAGGCTACGGACCACAATTCGTAGGACAAGGTGCGAACTCTTTTAATAGCGCTAATTTGCAATTATTCGATAATTTAAGCCAAGCACGTAAAGTTCTAGAAGGAGAACTTAAATTTGTAGATGCAAAGTCTTCTTATGAATTCGCAAGGAAGCAGGCTAAATTTGAAACTATTAAAGCAAGAGACAAAGTGTTAGAAAATTACTCTGTTATTTCTGTGCTTAGCCAAAAGGTACTTCTTTATTTAGAAAATTTTCGGATTAATCGGGTTAAGTTTAAAAGTGGTCAACTAAAAAGGACTGACCTGTTGAAAAGCGAATACGAATTTTCTAAAACACAAGATGACTTGGCTGACGCATATTCTGAATACTTAAGATCCTGTTACGAATATTTTTATGTAACAGGAAGAGATCTCGGGGATCTTCCATTTTATAAAGTTAATTTGGGCAAAGGAAACAGTATAGTCGCAAAGCTAGTGAAAGAGACAAGAGAGAATGAAGACTTCTTTCCCGAAAAAGGTAGAAAAAAATGAGATTTAACTTTTTAAAAGAAACGATATATGGACTTTCTCTATTCTTTCTAGTCTCTTGCGATCAACTAACCGGATCTGCGAGTAAAATGTTCCCATTTTTAGGCGGTTCTGAAAATCCGAAATTGGTTTATTACTATCCTTTGAAAGACACTGCTAATGTTCCTCCGAACGCTTCGATATCTTTCTTGTTCGATAAGGAAATGAATATTGATTCTTGTATTTCTGCCTTTGTGATCGAGCCAAAAATTACCGGCTTCTTTG is part of the Leptospira neocaledonica genome and harbors:
- a CDS encoding RNA polymerase sigma factor yields the protein MQGLSQQEFITLYESCKNTVYHFLLKLSGNPEIAEDLTQETFLKAYEVMDRFDSERGSFSSWSCTIAKNLYFKHFNRTKKETGNVSINVENFPELSGGNHEDPLELEKNSLNLALKDGVSRLPEPEKSIILLKEIQKKTLKETADALGISERTVSRRLLSAFRILRTHLEAEGIGL
- the rsx gene encoding LIMLP_03685 family anti-sigma factor, coding for MALDTQQSNSFEDLLELYLSGELDAAGKKQLLEIVLKEPERAAEYRKITQIQSQLRTSSASQELKNLSPQTSSKKVLPFLKPAIYFAAAALVFAIFGIYFYKGSQIKKGEATLDKFTYSYGDCSIEGKTSQAGEDVSGKRIVSGKSSLCDVQLEGEKSVSLRALPDTDFTAERKEKEIHVSLGYGTILLDSQGPKDAESISIGSDDFKLILEGTKVSVNKGQADSSLSVKVLEGKVRLESGGAIFWESVSSWLTKEEIALLAKEYPILFDKQQLTIESGQQLAWKGFSPARMKGLKKIEDSIKASKKSQPSAQLDETLIKSLKPHVDSLPKDPFLISPKELKNSLKKILPDEKADLERKFASMVRFPPKDLKEREQLMELVKKVDKASITDILNGKGPGAPGTPGVPGASNTLSQEIRILYLKDGSTERGVIYQQDSFYVVIRPDGNLIIPVDAVEKIESE
- a CDS encoding TIGR02206 family membrane protein — translated: MRFEHWSPLHFIILFLTAFLGFALPYFGKKFASSKIKNTIGYTLGAILLLNYCVYVIYRINSGYWQIRYDLPMEFCNWSAIVTSLALFTRNRTLAELSYFWVIAGSMQGVITPDLSVTFPHIYFFIFFIAHSGLVISALYVVFGLELTPRKGAVLRSVLYSQIYVAVALVVDFGLDANYGYMREKSAAGSLMDYLGPWPIYILWLQGLGTILFTLLYLQFWKKNAKS
- a CDS encoding acyl-CoA thioesterase; translated protein: MRLMEKTDKIITSFAIPVRKSDIDVNGHVNNGTYQSYFEEARIKTFQLLKEEGETILSSDRLIVRLCEIEYKAELKYPEDAVVTTDILHSDPESTEIMQEIFRSSDSTLVCKARFVLSLFDDSEEVFYSEENYPYAFYHPISVGWAEMNPDGKVNLETIQYYLDDARIRSSYQCGLDLHALQAKGIGPVVYKAELKYFDSMGFPDDFVIVTVYQKAEKNRLAFRHDVFSKKTQKLILSSLVNGLFMDLKRKRPHQFTEEEMKMIFSVKNKPIFD
- a CDS encoding TetR/AcrR family transcriptional regulator, which encodes MRIQKDLIRSEDPAKDRILKAAFKLFYSKGYPNTGINEILEEAGAFKKSLYIHFPSKRDLGKAYLLEQEEAILGFVKRIAKREKKYSDFIKSWMKMLRRGLKNTYIYGCPYANLSNQTHDEPEISDFVKVALNRWVEDFELCLKEISWSSRKVKTESELKEISESILFYYQGALQLYGMSGDFKHIYRLEKELLSLDR
- a CDS encoding SAP domain-containing protein, which translates into the protein MKSRPNFETIKTISEFESYYWYREELKDICLTLKISSKGAKAELEERLKSYLVLGREKFLKKEKFLKGSSSVRRKNKTEKEITLKSKIIPEGIRFDSKFREFCREYYDLKKFSFTKAMAEAVRDAEKVGNLKLSVQDLLKVYENPPKEERPDDRVLRWNRFVKDFHSDPKTSPLKNKLNIAAFLWGKVRDRVGSKKFDSSLLDEFSKDIRKLEAKSNK
- a CDS encoding DNA-3-methyladenine glycosylase I, which codes for MNSLTKYCQYVLSLARDQDPENKTYHDTEYGFTLNSDDELFGRLILEINQAGLSWTTILRKKENFRKAYKNFSIKKISKFSEKDFDRLMNDAGIIRNRLKINAAIHNANVIIGLQKEFGSFQDWLNSHHPKSLEEWTKLFKKTFVFVGGEIVNEFLMSTGYLEGAHGPGCPIYKKALKSKPAWNSKKRK
- a CDS encoding glucose 1-dehydrogenase encodes the protein MLEGKTAVITGSARGIGKTIARMFLERGAKVVLSDLGDSNCKETADELAKYNLEGVFWKTCDVTSKNQNKELAEFAIEKTGALDIWINNAGIVQDDLLLRMSEEKWEKVHSVNLKAAFFGIQTAAKFMLKKSSGRIVNIGSVSGFYGNAGQANYSSAKAGLFALTKSAAREFASRNITVNCVASGFINNRFAEHVPEEIRNSILDSIPLKIKRNPEEAVASAVVFLSSEEADWITGATLRVDGGMLIGF
- a CDS encoding MarR family winged helix-turn-helix transcriptional regulator, with the translated sequence MKPDYVIHLLSRTRDRIQKHLSEEFLKQGIQDLVPAHGGVLFILGKEGPLTMSELAKLLDRTNSTVTALLDKMEEFGYVKRSKPYEDERVTSAELTEKGKQTLEKVQRASKATLVKLSHNLEQGEKEEFMRILTKIHSNFDI
- a CDS encoding TolC family protein, whose amino-acid sequence is MKKIFCIIACLFALFFSTSFFAKSVNDGVEMDLEKAVLLGLANNVILKNLERQNEVFQMTVREKWREYLPKLGVSYFGLRNLNQNQQDSVYNDIRLTIQQLVYDGGENGRLIESARLSAEINKAEIQVQIRKTKIDVVRQYMKIISNRGKYLSSRRLYRSFEGQLNDTTLEYKNGLKSRLDFLEVSAKFNEAKLSLLRAETEFKNSITELKLILQLEDSDDFVIQENIFYDYYIEDPKPILDSDEGNLEENRPDLKKSKIIVNRLKLERETLESGWKPKLFAGGYYGKNTNDVLPVIHDNYGFNFSVVVPLGSSTLQSQSNYGIQTDGTGIQRIPGYGPQFVGQGANSFNSANLQLFDNLSQARKVLEGELKFVDAKSSYEFARKQAKFETIKARDKVLENYSVISVLSQKVLLYLENFRINRVKFKSGQLKRTDLLKSEYEFSKTQDDLADAYSEYLRSCYEYFYVTGRDLGDLPFYKVNLGKGNSIVAKLVKETRENEDFFPEKGRKK